The Solanum pennellii chromosome 11, SPENNV200 genome contains a region encoding:
- the LOC107003577 gene encoding probable rhamnogalacturonate lyase B, with amino-acid sequence MPPVKLDKQLNQVTMSNIFFNITLSTPDGHVIGISYGGVQNILSIQNDETNRGYWDIVWSYTEPRIIFSKKFTGTSFEVIIHNENQTELSFKRKWNASQSNQLPLNIDKRFVMLRDTPGFYTYSIVERLKGWPISSIQNIRLVFRLQTDMFNYMLVSDERQRVMPTDVDRNNGKVLGYKEAVLLTDPTNPDLKGEVDDKYFYSNDDKDGKVYGWISTTNPPLGFWMINPSNEYRIGGPLKQDLTTHVGPTVLTVFCSTHYAGEDLAIKFEQGESWKKVLGPVFVYLNSNAAAKANPSILWNDAKKRMNQEVASWPYEFALSKDYIKSNQRGTVRGQLFVNDGKQNVAASNAYVGLAPPGEAGSWQTENKGYQFWTKTDGKGNFIIENVIFGTYNLYATVPGFIGDYKYTSNIKVTPGSNIKLGTLIYKPPRNGATIWEIGIPDRSAAEFFIPNPPSQFKVHKYKNNSETKFRQYGLWEQYGVLYPKNDLVYNVGTSNYSKDWFYAQVTRKIGINTYNGTTWKIIFNLANVNIASNYTLQLALAAAEEADLHVLINDEKLQEPHFSTGHIGGSNAIARHGIHGLYWIYSIGIQGKLLVNGANTIFLIQSSGLSPFEGVMYDYIRLEGPHQ; translated from the exons ATGCCCCCAGTCAAATTGGACAAACaacttaatcaa gTGACGATGAGCaatatattctttaatattaCTTTATCAACACCAGATGGCCATGTCATTGGCATATCATATGGTGGGGTTCAAAATATACTATCCATCCAAAATGATGAAACCAATAGagg GTATTGGGATATTGTTTGGAGTTACACTGAGCCtcgtataattttttcaaaaaa GTTTACAGGAACAAGTTTTGAGGTAATAATTCACAATGAAAACCAGACAGAACtttcatttaaaagaaaatggaaTGCTTCTCAATCAAATCAACTTCCCCTAAACATTGATAAAAG ATTTGTAATGCTACGCGATACACCAGGATTTTATACGTATTCGATCGTTGAACGTTTAAAAGGATGGCCAATTTCGTCTATACAAAATATCAGGCTTGTGTTTAGGCTTCAAACAGACat GTTTAATTACATGCTTGTTTCTGATGAGAGGCAACGTGTCATGCCAACAGACGTGGATAGAAACAATGGCAAAGTTCTTGGCTACAAAGAAGCTGTTCTTCTCACTGATCCGACTAATCCAGATTTAAAAGGAGAG GTGGATGACAAGTATTTCTATTCAAATGATGATAAAGATGGTAAAGTTTATGGATGGATTAGTACTACTAATCCTCCATTAGGGTTTTGGATGATTAATCCAAGTAATGAATATCGTATTGGAGGTCCTCTTAAACAAGATCTTACTACACATGTTGGTCCAACTGTTCTTACT GTATTTTGTAGTACACATTATGCTGGAGAGGATTTAGCAATTAAATTTGAACAAGGAGAATCATGGAAAAAAGTTTTAGGTCCTGTTTTTGTGTATCTAAATTCAAATGCTGCAGCTAAGGCAAATCCTTCCATACTTTGGAATGATGCAAAGAAAAGA ATGAATCAAGAAGTTGCAAGTTGGCCTTATGAATTTGCACTTTCAAAAGACTACATCAAATCTAATCAAAGAGGAACTGTCAGAGGCCAACTATTTGTCAATGACGG TAAACAAAATGTGGCAGCATCCAATGCTTATGTAGGATTAGCACCACCAGGAGAAGCTGGATCTTGGCAAACAGAAAACAAA GGGTATCAGTTTTGGACTAAAACTGATGGTAAAGGAAATTTCATCATAGAAAATGTCATATTCGGTACATATAATTTGTATGCAACAGTTCCAGGTTTTATCGGGGATTACAAATACACTTCAAATATAAAAGTTACTCCAg gttcaaatattaaattaggTACTTTGATTTATAAACCTCCAAGAAATGGAGCTACAATTTGGGAAATTGGTATACCAGATAGAAGTGCTGCTGAATTTTTTATTCCAAATCCACCTTCACAATTCAAAGTtcacaaatacaaaaataattctGAAACAAA ATTTAGACAATATGGTTTGTGGGAACAATATGGTGTTTTATATCCTAAAAATGATCTTGTCTACAATGTTGGGACTAGCAATTACTCAAAAGATTGGTTTTATGCTCAAGTTACGAG GAAAATAGGAATTAATACATATAACGGTACTACatggaaaattatatttaacCTTGCCAATGTTAATATTGCCTCAAATTACACACTCCAATTGGCTCTTGCTGCAGCTGAGGAAGCTGACCTACAT gttCTTATTAACGATGAAAAATTACAAGAACCTCATTTTTCGACTGGACATATAGGAGGAAGTAATGCGATCGCAAGACATGGAATTCATGGATTATATTGGATTTATAGCATTGGAATACAAGGCAAATTGCTTGTCAATGGAGCCAACACAATTTTTCTTATACAATCAAGTGGTCTCTCCCCATTTGAAGGTGTAATGTATGATTATATTCGTTTGGAAGGACCTCATCAGTAA